GGAAATAAAATTGTCTGAACTTAAAGGCAAGGTTGTATTAATTGAGGTGTTTCAAATGCTGTGTCCAGGGTGTGTTACTCATAGTTTGCCACAAGCAAAGCGTTTGCATTCAATCTTTAGAGATAGGGAAAAAGTGGTGGTGCTTGGTCTGCATTCGGTTTTTGAGCACCATGAAGCGATGCGGAAAGAATCATTACACGCTTTTCTTTCAGAATTTCGGTATGATTTTCCAGTAGCTATTGATCAACACAAAGACAATGATCGTTTACCAGAGACTATGAAAAAGTTTGATTTAAATGGTACTCCTTCCTTAATCATTATTGATAAAAAAGGAGAATTGCGTGAGATTGTTTTTGGTGCAATTGATGATTTAGTGTTAGGCATTAAAATTGGAAAACTCTTAGCTGAGTAAGTTTCCCATTGTTTAGTGATATAATATTTTCATTATTAGTTTTCTTATCTAATTGTATGAAAAAATACTACACAGCTAATATCGAAGAAGAAACACTCCAGAATTCGGATTACCGCCGAGTTTTGTACACGGCTCGCTATATGCAACTGGTTTTGATGAATGTGAGGCCAGGTGAGGAAATTGGTAATGAAATCCATGGTCTAGACCAGTTTATTAGAGTGGAGGCTGGCAAGGGTAAGGTGATCTTAAATGATAAAGATGAATATGAGCTACCGGCTGACCATGCGCTTATTATTCCGGCTGGTACTTGGCATAATATAATTAACGAAGGAGAGGAAGAGTTAAAACTTTATACTATTTACTCTACTCCGGAACATAAAGATGGTACAGTACAACCAACCAAGGCGGATGAGAAAGAGGAACATTTTGATGGAGTCACGACCATGGATCGAGGATAGTGGTTGGGTAGAGGCTTAGAGTGGAAAATGCCCGGCGCCTATGGCGCCGGGCATTTTCTTGTTATAACCAATGCTATAATTTATATTATGATACTCATGACCAGACAAGATACACTTAGCGTACTTATTACTTTTGTTATTGGCTTAGTGGCTGGTGGTTATTATTATATAACCGGATTTTCATTTAAGGATTCTGACGTTTCTACGAAAGATACCTACAGCGATTTCGCAATTGTGGGAAAGGCTTACGGAAATTGTCAAAGTGATGGCTGTTTATCATTTCAATTGTTGTCAGACGGCACCTATCGAGTATTGCTGAACAAGGCTGACGTTGGAGAGGTTAGTAAGGAGGGAGTGGTACCGAAAACTCTAAGAAAGGAATTAACTGACAATATAGAGACACTTGCTTTGAAGCAGTTATCTAAGAAAGTTTCAACCAAGAACTGTTCTTCAATGGAGGGTGGGGTTGACTATAATTTTAAGATCACTCGCGCTGGAACTGATTATGAATTAGATACTTGCAAAACTAATATCAACTACAACACTGAGGCTTGGTCTAGTCTTGCAAAACTATGGAACTATTTTGAAACTATAGAATAGCGAAAGATTTTATCAACTGGTACGTATAAATAATTGTGAGAAGTGAGATTCTCACAATCTTTTTTTACTTGGATAAATTGAAAATTGAATATGCAATCAAAATCATTACTAATTGCACTAGCAGCCTTTGCAGTTACGGCTACCGGAGTACAGGCATATATAGGAATTGATGAGTTAAATAAGGCTGGATTTTCTCGCGATCAAATTGAAGCTTTTTCGCAAGCACGTGAATACCGTTCAAAAGGAGAGGATGAAAAAGCTAGAGATGTATTGCTAGAGGCTGGTGTAGACGAAGCTAAGTTGGATAGTTTACGTCAGATATCTAGGGAGTCACACATGAAACTTCATAAAACCTTAGAGGATTCTGACTATGAAGGATTTAAGGCGGTAATCAGTGGTTCGCCATTAGCTGACATCATAACGACCAAGGAAGATTTCTTGCAATTTAAGGCTGCTCATGAGATGAGGCAAGAAGGTAATTATGAGCAGGCAAAAATTATATACAATGAACTTGGGCTAACTAAAGACGCTAAAGCAGGTCATTATAAGTCTAGCCACAATACTCAACATAGGTATTTTGATCTAACAGATGAACAGCGTGATGCTCTTAGAGCAGCTCATCAAGCAAACGACCGAGAGACTGTGCGAGCGATTCTTGAGGAGGCGGGTTTGGTGGACAGTAATAGTGTATAAGCAGGTTGTCCGTAAATAGAATATGTTTGCGTGTTATGTGCTTTAGTGCTTGATCACGAGGGGGGGGTAGTGAACAACACAAAAGCGTCGCGTCCTTTAGGGCGCGACGCTTTTCTGCTATCATTATCTAATGAAATTAAATTATCTTTTTCTCCTACTAATTTTTCTCTTACCAACAGCTACTACGCAAGCCTATAATCCGGTTATTAACATCGTTACAGTCCCGTATTCGGTTACGGCGGTTGGCGGCAGCTTGTCACTACAAAGAGAATTTTTGGGCGAGTTAAAAAACGATCCGCATATGTATGAATTTGTAGTGGGTAGTTCAACAGAACTATACTTGCGTTTAGCTCAACTTGAATCAGATAAGCTGGTCCCTTTTTCCTTGATTCTAGTACAACAAAATGAGAATCGTGGTGGAGTTACTGAAATTGGTCGCACGAACAACGTAAAAGCTAAGTGGGAGCCAATCCACGATGATTTGCTAGGTCTTACCATGGACTATTCAGATCCTTTTGTTGTTACCCTAAAGCCGGGTGTTTATAGAGTAGAAGTCAGTACTCCTGATAATGTTGGTAAATATGTGCTGATCGTGGGACAAGAGTCAGTTGATAATGGGTACTTTAGTGAACTCTCCAATGTACGTACAATCCAATCTTTTTTTGGAAAATCAATGTTTTCAATGCTTAAGTCAAGTTACGTTTATTATCCGATTGGTATTGTAGTCTTATTAATTGTCATTTATCAAACCTGGCGCCGACGACAGCAAATAAGTAACATCAATCATGCTTAAATTTATCGTAATAGTTATATTCATTACTATTTTTGCCTGGTATGCTAACCAAGCTTTTAATGGTGGTTTATGAAAATAAAAAATGATAAAACTTGGTACGTCTACATGCTGAGATGTTCTGATGATACTCTATACACTGGAATAACCACCAATCTTGGCCGTCGGATAAACGAGCATAATGAAGGAAAAAGCGGTGCTAAGTACACTCGCGCTCGCCGCCCGGTTGAGTTGGTTTACAGCGAATCTCTACATGGTCGCCAACTAGCGAGTAAAAGAGAAGTTGAGTTGAAAAACTTTACTAAATCTGAAAAAGAGAAAATCTTGACAGATTATAGATATTCTGCAATAGTTTGATTTGCGCACGTCAGTAATTCATGGGAGGTAATAAGATGCTAGCGAAGCTAGATGTTTTGATTGAGGAATTGGGTATGGTACTTTATGTACTGCTGGTTCTGGGTGTGATTGGGTTCATTGGGTTGGAGGTTTATGAAAACTGGGATTTTTACAAAGCCGTCTTAGTTGTTTCATTCCCTGTTTTGGTCGCAGTCTCGTTCTTCATTTTAGTTGTCTGTAGCAGTTAAGTTAAGTATAGACAAAGTTAGGTTTTATCGGTATGATAGTGGCACTTTTGGGCGCGTTTGGCTTCATTGGTAATACGCGTCCTTTCTCGTTTAAGGATTATGGTAAGCGGGTAATGGAGGTTTTAATATTTTAATTTTAATCATTTTTTTATATATGGCACAGGAAATTCGTAATATCGCTATCATCGCACACGTAGACCATGGTAAAACTACTTTGACTGATGCTTTGATGGAGCAGACTGGGGCACGTGAAGGAGAAAGCTCAATGGACAGTAACGCGCTAGAGCGTGAGCGTGGTATTACGATTTATGCCAAAAATACTTCAATCGAGTATAAGGGTACTAAAATCAATATAGTAGATACACCGGGTCACGCGGATTTTGGCTCTGAGGTGGAGCGCGTCTTGCGCTCTATTGACTCAGTTCTTTTGGTGGTAGATGCGCAGGAGGGTCCGATGCCACAAACTCGCTTTGTACTCAAAAAATCACTAGAACTAGGACTAAAGCCAATAGTAGTCTTAAACAAGATCGACAAGCCGGCCGCTGACCCAGAGCGAGCTGAGGAGCAGGTGTTGGAGCTCTTCTTGGAATTAGGGGCTGATGATGATCAATCGGACTTTACGGTGGTATACGCAATTGGTCGTGATGGAGTAGCTAAGCGCAAGATGGAAGATGAGCTAAAAGACCTATCGCCACTGCTTGATGTGATATTGGAAGAGGTGCCAGCCGCTCGTGCTTATACAGAAGGTGAAAATCTGCGTGCTCAGGTGTTCAATCTTGGTTATGACAACTTCCTTGGACGTCTGGCGATTGCTCGCATCTACGAAGGATCTGTGAAGGCGAATCAGCCTTTGTTTATAAAGCATAAGGGTACCGAAACCGGAAAAGGTAAAGTGGTAAAACTTTCTACTTTTAAGGGTATACAGAAAGTCGATGTTCAGGAGGCTTTTGCTGGTGATATTGTGATGATTGCCGGATTTGCTGATATTAATATCGGAGATACTTTGACTGATAGTGAGTCAGCTGAGCCATTACCAGCGATTGCGGTAGACGAACCAACCATTGCTTTGCAGTTTATGCCTAACTCTTCACCTTTCGCGGGAC
Above is a genomic segment from Candidatus Nomurabacteria bacterium containing:
- a CDS encoding TlpA family protein disulfide reductase — encoded protein: MELVVAEWLNTDGKEIKLSELKGKVVLIEVFQMLCPGCVTHSLPQAKRLHSIFRDREKVVVLGLHSVFEHHEAMRKESLHAFLSEFRYDFPVAIDQHKDNDRLPETMKKFDLNGTPSLIIIDKKGELREIVFGAIDDLVLGIKIGKLLAE
- a CDS encoding cupin domain-containing protein; translation: MKKYYTANIEEETLQNSDYRRVLYTARYMQLVLMNVRPGEEIGNEIHGLDQFIRVEAGKGKVILNDKDEYELPADHALIIPAGTWHNIINEGEEELKLYTIYSTPEHKDGTVQPTKADEKEEHFDGVTTMDRG
- a CDS encoding GIY-YIG nuclease family protein, whose amino-acid sequence is MKIKNDKTWYVYMLRCSDDTLYTGITTNLGRRINEHNEGKSGAKYTRARRPVELVYSESLHGRQLASKREVELKNFTKSEKEKILTDYRYSAIV
- the typA gene encoding translational GTPase TypA codes for the protein MAQEIRNIAIIAHVDHGKTTLTDALMEQTGAREGESSMDSNALERERGITIYAKNTSIEYKGTKINIVDTPGHADFGSEVERVLRSIDSVLLVVDAQEGPMPQTRFVLKKSLELGLKPIVVLNKIDKPAADPERAEEQVLELFLELGADDDQSDFTVVYAIGRDGVAKRKMEDELKDLSPLLDVILEEVPAARAYTEGENLRAQVFNLGYDNFLGRLAIARIYEGSVKANQPLFIKHKGTETGKGKVVKLSTFKGIQKVDVQEAFAGDIVMIAGFADINIGDTLTDSESAEPLPAIAVDEPTIALQFMPNSSPFAGREGKYVTSRQIRERLERELEINVGLQVDFSQGDTFEVRGRGEMHIAILLENMRRDGYELAVSQPQVIIKEEEGQKMEPFEEVTIDIPVEFQGAVIERLGNRGFVMMNMVPHDNQVRLIFEGPTRGLLGYKNQFIVDTKGEGILASRVLGFRPYAGEIKKRQVGSMISMIQGKALGFALYGLQDRGQLYIGAGTEVYEGMVIGNTSKGEEMTVNPTKGKQLTNMRASGSDDAINLVPPKTITIELGLEIMADDEYLEITPESTRLRKALLKESERKRGK